A window of Clostridium taeniosporum genomic DNA:
TATTTTAAAATATAAATTAAATATTTTAAAATAGGTGTTAGTTAGTTTAAATTAACTTTTTTTATAAACATCTTTAGTAAGTACATAGCCTATTCTAGGAGTATCATTTAATAATCCAACAATATAAATTGTTATGAATACATTTTTCCCTAAATCAATATTGCTTATAAATTTACTAAAATTATTTTTATCTGATACAACAAAATTATATATTCCAGGAGATACAGGATAATAATCTGTTATTTCTAAGTAAGGAGTTTCATCAAATAAAATAGGACCATTTGGTAAAGATAAAGATAAATTAAACGAATTTGGTGAAAGGTTAATAAACCTTACATATGAGAGTAGAGGGTTAGCTTCAGATTCTCCATCATCTAATTTTAAAAGTGACACTTCGTTATCTTCATAATTTATATTTATAGTTGAAGATGAAAGAGGTAATACCTCTATTGTTTCAGATAATAAAGGATCATCATAAGTATATGCTTTATATAGCTTAATGTTATATTTACCAGGAGCCATGTCTATATAATTTGAAATTTCTCCAAATGAAAGGTTAGAGTATATTAAATTACCATTCGCATAAATATCTACACTTATAGATTCTGGAACAGCATGTAAAAATCTTATATTAGACTTTATATCAGGAAAAGAATTTCTAAATAAGAACATCACATTCACTTACCTTTCTTTATAATATCTTAATGATAATTTTATTATTCTTTTGATCATAATTTTAGCTATTGGATAAGGAATACCATAACGTAAAAAAGTATTTAATATATTAGGGTTGTTTCTTTGAATTTTAAAGAAGATTCTATTTACTTTATTATCTGGACGAACTCTATCTAAGTCTTCATTTTCATCTAAATCTAAATCAAATTCTCTTAATATCTTATCAGGAGTTAGATCATTTATATCATTATCATTTTCTAATGTCATATTATTTTTATAATTTGTATCTTTTTCTAATTGGTTAGTATAGCAGTAGAGTTGCGATTCCATAGTTTCATCTGGAAATAAATTTGAAGACTCAGTATCATTTCTAAAATTATAATCAAAGTTATTATAGTCATCAGCAAAAATAGAATTATTAACTTTAAAAAAGGGAGTCAAGGATGAATTATTACAACGAAAATTAAAAGTATTTTTTAAGGGCATAAAATCATAATCAAGCTCGTCATTGTATTGAATATTCATATATTTTTTATCAGGTTTCATTTTATAATATACCTCCATATATTTTCTTAATAACTATATGACTGTAAAATATTATTTGTTACAATTTATAATATGACTTCATATAAATATATATGCTTTAAAGCACATTCAAATAAATAACTAGTTAGTATGATGGTTTATTTTGTCAACTACTTCTTCCTTGGAATCTCCTAATATCACAACTATTAGGATAACAAAAGTTATTGTATTTCACAGAATAGTTGTTGCATCTTTCACTTGTTATTTATTTTCATATACCTAATTTTGCAGTGTTTATTATGACACAATAAATACTTAACATGAATAGGATATATTGGAGGAGATGTATATGAGCATAAAAAATGAGAAGAACATTAGAAACTTGTTTATTGGAATAAATGAAAAAGTTTATAATTACAAAGGTCGTCCCATAGATTCAATAAATTTTGATAATGCAGCAACTACATCAGCTTTTAAATCAGATTTTTTATATATGAAAAATCTTAGCAAAACCTATGCGTCAATAGGAAGAGGAACAGGTCAAAAAGCAGAGATAACAACAGAATTATATTATCAATCAAAAGTATTTTTAATGGATTTCTTCAATATAAAAGATAGAGAAAAGTATGTTGTGATATATGTTAATAATACAACTGAAGCTTTAAATAAACTTGCTAAAACTTTAAATAAAGTAGATGATGAGATTGTTCTTATATCAAGAATGGAACATCATTCAAATGATTTACCTTGGAGGAATAGAGGAAAAGTTGACTATATAGAAGTTGATAAAAATGGTAGATTAAAACTTAATGAGTTAGAAGAAAAATTAAAGAATAATTTTGGAAAGATAAAATATGTATCATTAACTGGTGCATCTAATGTAACAGGATATGTAAACAATATTCACGAAATAGCTAAAATTGTTCATAAATATAATGCTAAATTAATTGTAGATGCAGCTCAACTTGTAGCACATAAAAAAATTAGCATTAGTGGAAATTCAAAAGAAGAGGATATAGACTTTCTAGTATTTTCTTCTCATAAAATATATTCTCCATTTGGAATTGGTGTAATAATAGGCTTAAAAGAAGATTTTAAAAATTCTCTTCCAGACTATTCAGGTGGAGGAACAGTTGAATTAGTTTTAGATGATGAAGTAACTTATCTTGAACCTCCAGAAAAAAATGAAGCAGGAACTCCTAATTTTTTAGGAGTAATGTCTCTAATAAATTCATTAAAAGAAATAAGGAATATAGGATATAAATTTATTGAAGAACATGAAAAAATTCTTTTAAAGAGAATGTTGCAAGGTCTTGAAAGCATTCCTCAAGTTATTAATTATGGAGACACCTTTAATATTTATGATAGATTAGGAATAGCAGTTTTTAATATAAATGGTTTTTATGACAGAGATGTGGCAGAAATATTAGCTAAAAAGAGAGGAATAGCAGTAAGGCATGGATGGTTTTGTGCACATCCATATTGTAGAAGGCTTATGAGAATAACTGAAGAAGAAGCTAGTTCTTTTCTAAATGATAGTACTAAGAAAATGCCAGGAATGATTAGAGTAAGTTTTGCAGTATACAATACAGAAAGGGAAGTAGATTTCTTTTTAAATACAGTAGAAGATATTGCAAAGGGGATTTTATATTTATAAGAATATTTACAAAATATAAAATTTTATATTTTTATACAGATATATAGAAAGGGAGTTATTTAAAGATTAACTCCCTTTCTTAGTAAAAAAGCAATTTATATATTAAAAGCTTTATATTTAGGCAAATTATTTTCCATTTTTAAACTAGGCATATCTGCTATTAATGGTAAGAAGTATTCATAGGCTTCTTCTTTTAAAAAGTTTCCATCTTCATTAATCCATTCAGTTGGGAAATATTTAACATTATTTGCTATTTTATCAGCGTCAACTAAGAAATAAGAAGCTTTATAATCTTTGGTGTTTTCACGTTTTATAGCCACCATTTTACCAGTTTCATTTTTAGCTGCACTTTCTAAAGCTATATATCCAACATTATAAGCTTCATCTAAATCTGTATTAGAAGCACAATGCATAGCACAACGTTGTAAAATTCCTAATTCTAAGGATTTTACTCTTTTTGTTATACTAGCATCAAGAATTAAGTTTCTTAGATATTGGCTAACACCACCTAATTGAGTATGACCAAATTTATCATCAGAAACACATTGGAATTCAGATATAAATTTACCATTTCCATCTTTGATACCTTCAGATACAACAATATATACTTTATTTTGTTTTTTAAATTTTTCTCTAACATCATTTATAAATTTATATTTATCAAAGACTGTTTCAGGAAGATATATAAAATCAGCTACAGGTTTGTTATCAATTTTTGCCATACAAGCAGAAGCTGCTAACCATCCAGTATCTCTTCCCATTGTTTCTAGAATAAATATTCCATTATTTAAATAAACAGAAGAATCAAGATAAGTTTCTAATACAGATGTAGTAACAAATCTTGCAGCACTACCAAATCCAGGAGTATGATCTGTAAACATCAAATCATTATCAATTGTTTTTGGAATACCTATAAAATTTATATGTATATTATTTTTTTTAGCATAAGCAGATAGCTTGGCTATTGTATCCATAGAATCATTTCCACCTACATAAAAAAATGAAGTTATATCATATTCTCTTAATATTTGAATTAAATTTTCATATTCATCACAAGAATTATCAGGATTTTGTAATTTATATCTACAAGATCCTAACCCTGAAGATGGTGTGTATCTAAAAGTTTGTAATTCATTTTCATTGATTGAAGTAAGATCAATTATACTCCCATTTAAAATACCTTCAACTCCATTTAGGCCACCATATACTTTATCAAATATTTTAAGTGACTTATTAGCATTTATTAACCCTACAACACTAGAATTAATAACAGAAGTTGGACCTCCAGATTGTGCAATAATACAATTAGACATAAAAACGCTCCTTTTTAAAACATAGTAGCATATATATGCTACACAATTTAGTTATTAGTTATACTATATTTAATAATATACAACAAAAAGTACATTAAATAAATAGTTTTTTTCATAAATATTAAATTAATTAATTATTTGTGCATATATTTTTAGTTTAATAATAATAATTATTATGAATATTAAATTTATAGATATGAGGAAAGTGATATTATGAGTTTAAGTGAAGTTATATTAATAGGGATTATATTGGCTATGGATGCATTTGGTGTAACACTGAGTATAGGATTAAATTCTATACTAACTTATAAAAATAAAATGAAATTTATATTATCATTTGCTTTTTTTCAATTTTTATTCACATATATTGGAGGTGAGGCAGGATATCTCTTTGATACTTATATTGTAAATATATCATCTTTGGCTGGAGGAATAATAATTTTTATTGTAGGTACATTAATGATATTAGATGGGATAAAAGAAGATAAAAATGATATTTTAGAAAAGAATAGTACATGTATAATATTAGGTATATCTGTAAGTATAGATGCTTTAGTGATAGGTTTCACAACTCTTCATAACTTAAAAAATAATATATTATTTACAGTGGATTCTATATTAATAGGGCTTATAACATTATTAATATGCATGATAGGATTATTCTTATGTAAGTATATAAGAAGAATTAATTTTGTAAGTAAATATGCAGATTTTTTAGCAGGAATAGTATTGATATTATTTGGATTAAAAATGGTAATGTTTTAGTTTAGTCCTTTAATAAGTATGTGTTATAATAAATGTAAGAACGTTTATTAGGGGATAGACTAATGGATTTAAAAGAATTTTTAAAAAATAAAAATATAAAGGTAACAAAAGGAAGAGTTGAGATATTAGAAATATTAAGAATGTCTAATAATAGCTTAAGTGCCGAGAGAATATACCAAATTTGTAAATGTGATAAAGTAAATATTAATTTGAGTACCATTTATAGAACGTTAGAATTATTTGAAGAAAAAGATATAATCGACAAAATTGTTCTTGAAGATGGAGTTTTTTCATATAAATTAAAGAAAAAAACTCATATACACTTTTTGAAATGTGATATTTGTCACAAAGAAGTAGAAATACCATGTCCAATGATTCAAATACAAGAGAT
This region includes:
- a CDS encoding DUF4397 domain-containing protein yields the protein MFLFRNSFPDIKSNIRFLHAVPESISVDIYANGNLIYSNLSFGEISNYIDMAPGKYNIKLYKAYTYDDPLLSETIEVLPLSSSTININYEDNEVSLLKLDDGESEANPLLSYVRFINLSPNSFNLSLSLPNGPILFDETPYLEITDYYPVSPGIYNFVVSDKNNFSKFISNIDLGKNVFITIYIVGLLNDTPRIGYVLTKDVYKKS
- a CDS encoding aminotransferase class V-fold PLP-dependent enzyme, with amino-acid sequence MSIKNEKNIRNLFIGINEKVYNYKGRPIDSINFDNAATTSAFKSDFLYMKNLSKTYASIGRGTGQKAEITTELYYQSKVFLMDFFNIKDREKYVVIYVNNTTEALNKLAKTLNKVDDEIVLISRMEHHSNDLPWRNRGKVDYIEVDKNGRLKLNELEEKLKNNFGKIKYVSLTGASNVTGYVNNIHEIAKIVHKYNAKLIVDAAQLVAHKKISISGNSKEEDIDFLVFSSHKIYSPFGIGVIIGLKEDFKNSLPDYSGGGTVELVLDDEVTYLEPPEKNEAGTPNFLGVMSLINSLKEIRNIGYKFIEEHEKILLKRMLQGLESIPQVINYGDTFNIYDRLGIAVFNINGFYDRDVAEILAKKRGIAVRHGWFCAHPYCRRLMRITEEEASSFLNDSTKKMPGMIRVSFAVYNTEREVDFFLNTVEDIAKGILYL
- a CDS encoding 6-phosphofructokinase; the protein is MSNCIIAQSGGPTSVINSSVVGLINANKSLKIFDKVYGGLNGVEGILNGSIIDLTSINENELQTFRYTPSSGLGSCRYKLQNPDNSCDEYENLIQILREYDITSFFYVGGNDSMDTIAKLSAYAKKNNIHINFIGIPKTIDNDLMFTDHTPGFGSAARFVTTSVLETYLDSSVYLNNGIFILETMGRDTGWLAASACMAKIDNKPVADFIYLPETVFDKYKFINDVREKFKKQNKVYIVVSEGIKDGNGKFISEFQCVSDDKFGHTQLGGVSQYLRNLILDASITKRVKSLELGILQRCAMHCASNTDLDEAYNVGYIALESAAKNETGKMVAIKRENTKDYKASYFLVDADKIANNVKYFPTEWINEDGNFLKEEAYEYFLPLIADMPSLKMENNLPKYKAFNI
- a CDS encoding manganese efflux pump MntP family protein, translated to MSLSEVILIGIILAMDAFGVTLSIGLNSILTYKNKMKFILSFAFFQFLFTYIGGEAGYLFDTYIVNISSLAGGIIIFIVGTLMILDGIKEDKNDILEKNSTCIILGISVSIDALVIGFTTLHNLKNNILFTVDSILIGLITLLICMIGLFLCKYIRRINFVSKYADFLAGIVLILFGLKMVMF
- a CDS encoding Fur family transcriptional regulator, with the translated sequence MDLKEFLKNKNIKVTKGRVEILEILRMSNNSLSAERIYQICKCDKVNINLSTIYRTLELFEEKDIIDKIVLEDGVFSYKLKKKTHIHFLKCDICHKEVEIPCPMIQIQEIVENKTGFTLTEHNLILKGVCKDCKKNK